The genomic segment aagttataatatatatatatatatatatatatatatgtgtatgaaTTAATGAAAGcacatattatatgtaaatatttgtGTATTCGATTTAATATTTGTAGGAAGATTGTACCAAGTAGAATATGCAAGTGAAGCAATAAAACAAGGAACATGTGCAGTAGCTATAAAGTCAAAGGATTATGTGGTAAgttattttatgaaaatatgtaaaaattttaaaataatatttttttttttttaatgacaTATTAGATATGAAAGAAAATTTGAAaaggaattatatataatagaacaaaaaatatatacatacatacataaatacatatatatatatatatatatatatatatatatatatatatatatatatatatatatattacttttgtACGTTTGaatatatgaacattttttttttttttttatttttatatataggtTGTGAGTGGATTAAAGAAATGCATTAGTAAATTATCTTTTCCTCAAGAGAAGATATTTAAAATTGATGATTATATTGGTATTAGTATGAGTGGAATTACTTCTGATGCTAAGGTTTTAACAAAATTTATGCAGAATGAATGTTTATctcataaatttttatataatgaaaatataaatattgaatCCTTAGTAAGAAGTGTAGCAGATAAATATCAGAAGAATACACAAAAAAGTAGTAAGAGAGCATTTGGAGTAGGGTTAATGATAGCTGCTTATCATAATGAACCATGTATATTTGAAACAAGACCAAATGGATCTTATTTTGAATATGATGCCTTATCATTCGGTGCAAGATCTCATGCTTCAAAAAcatatttagaaaaaaatctTCATTTATTTGAAGAATGTTCTTTAGAAGAATTAATATTACATTGTTTAAAAGCCTTAAAATGTTCCCTTTCAAGTGAATCTGAGTTAACCATATCTAATACAGCTTTAGCTGTTGTGGGAAAAAATCACCCTTGGCAAGAAATTTCTTCTCTACAATTAGAG from the Plasmodium falciparum 3D7 genome assembly, chromosome: 14 genome contains:
- a CDS encoding proteasome subunit alpha type-1, putative, which codes for MYRNLYDTDNIIYSPEGRLYQVEYASEAIKQGTCAVAIKSKDYVVVSGLKKCISKLSFPQEKIFKIDDYIGISMSGITSDAKVLTKFMQNECLSHKFLYNENINIESLVRSVADKYQKNTQKSSKRAFGVGLMIAAYHNEPCIFETRPNGSYFEYDALSFGARSHASKTYLEKNLHLFEECSLEELILHCLKALKCSLSSESELTISNTALAVVGKNHPWQEISSLQLEEYLSKVKMDAEQEQVEENVQNEANE